The following are encoded in a window of Syntrophus gentianae genomic DNA:
- a CDS encoding B12-binding domain-containing radical SAM protein: MLLIYPPVVKPCEPPAGLAKLAGALRSQGVTCTVVDANAEGLLSLLSGKGIPDAALDTWTRRAGNRLEDHLSDLLDWRGYKNRDRYARAIRDLNRVLEYSAGRKSGAYLTLSNYEEKDLSPLRSGDLLKAASLPEANPFYPYFGTRLSGLLESLSPSRVGFSLNFLSQALCTFAMMGFLRREYPSVKIVLGGGLVSSWMSSPDWRNPFTGLVDDIIAGAGEEPLLELLGSSLDNQDFLPDYEDFPSDLYLSPGFILPYSASRGCYWRRCAFCPEKAEGQPYSAIPVGQVISQLQELVRKHRPVLIHLLDNALSPALLDALTKTPPGAPWYGFVRIMERLADPEFCSSLKRSGCTLLKLGLESGDQEVLDALSKGISLTTASRALKSLKEAGIASYVYLLFGTPAESQASAEKTLSFVAEHAPFIDFLNVAVFNLPAWGAEASLLETRLFYPGDLSLYRDFVHPLGWDRLRVRHFLDRKFKRHPAIKDILLRDPPLFTSNHAPFFVKPLGMPGT, from the coding sequence ATGCTGTTAATCTACCCCCCTGTTGTCAAACCCTGTGAACCGCCGGCGGGTCTGGCGAAGCTTGCCGGCGCACTGAGAAGCCAAGGGGTGACCTGTACGGTTGTGGACGCCAATGCAGAGGGCCTGCTGAGCCTTTTGTCAGGAAAGGGCATTCCGGATGCAGCTTTAGATACCTGGACTCGCCGTGCCGGAAATCGTCTTGAAGATCATCTCTCCGATCTCCTGGATTGGCGGGGATATAAGAACCGGGATCGCTACGCGCGGGCGATTCGAGATCTGAATCGTGTGCTGGAATACTCGGCAGGCCGGAAATCCGGCGCCTATTTGACGCTGTCCAATTATGAGGAGAAAGACCTGTCACCCCTTCGCAGCGGGGATTTGCTCAAGGCTGCATCCCTCCCGGAGGCCAACCCTTTTTATCCCTATTTCGGGACCCGGTTGTCCGGCCTGCTGGAATCCCTTTCTCCTTCAAGAGTCGGCTTCTCCCTTAATTTTCTCAGTCAGGCGCTTTGCACCTTTGCCATGATGGGTTTCCTGCGGCGAGAATATCCTTCCGTGAAAATTGTATTGGGAGGGGGATTGGTCTCCTCCTGGATGAGTTCTCCCGACTGGCGCAATCCCTTTACCGGTCTGGTGGATGATATCATTGCCGGGGCGGGCGAGGAACCGCTCCTTGAACTTCTAGGAAGTTCCCTGGACAATCAGGACTTTTTGCCCGATTATGAAGATTTCCCAAGCGACTTATACCTGTCTCCCGGTTTTATTCTGCCCTACAGCGCCTCCCGGGGATGCTACTGGCGCCGATGCGCCTTCTGTCCGGAAAAGGCTGAAGGACAGCCCTATTCTGCAATTCCGGTGGGCCAGGTCATTTCTCAACTTCAGGAGCTTGTCCGAAAACACCGGCCCGTCCTGATTCACCTCCTGGACAATGCCCTCAGCCCGGCTCTGCTGGATGCCCTGACGAAGACGCCGCCAGGCGCGCCCTGGTATGGCTTCGTGCGGATTATGGAACGTCTGGCGGACCCGGAATTTTGTTCATCCCTGAAACGGTCCGGTTGCACCCTGCTCAAACTGGGGCTGGAATCGGGCGACCAGGAAGTGCTCGATGCTCTTTCAAAGGGCATCTCCCTGACCACGGCCTCCCGGGCCTTGAAGTCGCTGAAGGAAGCCGGAATTGCTTCTTACGTTTATCTGCTCTTCGGGACGCCGGCAGAATCCCAGGCATCGGCGGAGAAAACCCTCTCTTTTGTGGCCGAACATGCCCCGTTCATCGATTTTCTGAACGTGGCGGTTTTTAACCTCCCCGCCTGGGGGGCGGAGGCCTCCTTACTGGAAACCCGCCTTTTTTATCCCGGTGATCTTTCCCTTTATCGGGATTTTGTCCATCCCCTGGGATGGGATCGACTTCGGGTCCGTCATTTTCTGGACCGGAAATTCAAACGTCATCCGGCCATCAAAGACATCCTCCTCCGCGATCCGCCCCTTTTTACATCCAATCACGCGCCGTTTTTTGTCAAGCCGCTCGGCATGCCCGGAACCTGA
- a CDS encoding LemA family protein yields the protein MTAGRRNFLVGAAVTLVVLFSLYSFFKGKYNSFVTLDESIKSSWAQVENQLQRRYDLIPNLVETVKGYAKQEKEVLIEVTNARARVGGAGTVPEKIQANNELSGALSRLLVVVERYPDLKSNTNFLRLQDELAGTENRIAVERRRYNEAVQQYNVAVRRFPNNLVAAVFGFQPAAFFEAPASAKTAPNVKF from the coding sequence ATGACGGCAGGCAGGAGAAATTTTCTTGTCGGTGCGGCTGTTACACTGGTTGTCCTTTTTTCTCTGTATTCCTTTTTCAAAGGGAAATACAATTCTTTTGTCACCTTGGATGAATCCATCAAGAGTTCCTGGGCTCAGGTGGAGAATCAGCTTCAACGACGTTACGACCTGATCCCAAATCTTGTTGAAACCGTCAAGGGTTATGCCAAACAGGAAAAAGAGGTCCTGATCGAGGTCACCAATGCCCGGGCCCGTGTCGGTGGTGCCGGAACGGTTCCGGAGAAGATCCAGGCCAATAATGAACTTTCCGGGGCATTGAGCCGGCTGCTAGTGGTGGTGGAGAGATATCCCGACCTCAAGTCCAATACGAACTTCCTTCGCCTTCAGGATGAACTGGCCGGTACGGAAAATCGCATCGCCGTGGAAAGAAGGCGGTATAACGAAGCGGTTCAACAATACAATGTGGCGGTGCGGCGTTTCCCCAACAATCTGGTCGCTGCGGTTTTCGGCTTCCAACCCGCGGCCTTTTTTGAGGCTCCTGCGTCGGCCAAAACGGCGCCAAACGTCAAGTTTTAA
- the atpD gene encoding F0F1 ATP synthase subunit beta, with protein sequence MNIGKIIQVIGPVIDVAFEEGQLPAILNAITITNPVISDEEDNLIVEVAQHLGDNVVRCIAMDVTDGLVRGMQAKDTGGPITVPVGKECLGRILNVVGRPVDGLGPVEAKTTMPIHRESPTFMEQDTSVHVLETGVKVIDLLVPFPRGGKMGLFGGAGCGKTVVMMEMIHNIAMHHGGISVFAGVGERTREGNDLYREMLESGVIKQAALIYGQMTEPPGARARVSLTALAAAEYFRDVEGQDVLLFIDNIFRFTQAGAEVSALLGRMPSAVGYQPTLATDLGELQERITSTDKGSITAVQCVYVPADDLTDPAPATTFAHLDGTVVLSRPIAELGIYPAVDPLDSTSRILDPIVLGEEHYKVARQVQVTLQKYKDLQDIIAILGMDELSEEDKLTVNRARKIQRFLSQPFFVAAQFTGVDGKFVSVPDTVRGFKEILEGKYDELPEQAFYMVGGIEEAVEKAKKYQEQ encoded by the coding sequence ATGAATATTGGTAAGATTATACAGGTGATCGGGCCGGTTATTGACGTTGCGTTCGAAGAGGGCCAGCTTCCGGCGATTTTGAATGCCATCACCATAACAAATCCCGTCATCAGCGACGAGGAGGATAATCTGATTGTTGAAGTCGCTCAGCATCTGGGTGATAACGTAGTGCGCTGTATCGCCATGGACGTTACGGACGGTCTGGTCCGAGGGATGCAGGCGAAGGATACTGGTGGACCGATCACGGTGCCGGTTGGTAAAGAGTGTCTCGGCAGAATTCTCAACGTGGTTGGAAGACCTGTTGATGGTCTGGGGCCTGTGGAAGCAAAGACTACAATGCCCATTCATAGAGAATCCCCAACCTTCATGGAACAAGACACCTCTGTTCATGTTCTGGAAACCGGGGTCAAAGTTATCGATCTGCTGGTTCCCTTTCCCCGGGGCGGTAAGATGGGGCTGTTCGGCGGAGCCGGGTGCGGTAAGACGGTCGTCATGATGGAAATGATTCATAATATCGCCATGCACCATGGTGGTATCTCCGTGTTTGCCGGCGTGGGTGAAAGAACGCGTGAAGGGAACGACCTCTATCGAGAGATGCTGGAGTCCGGAGTTATCAAGCAGGCGGCCCTGATTTACGGACAGATGACGGAACCTCCGGGAGCCAGAGCAAGAGTGTCCCTGACCGCACTGGCGGCGGCTGAATATTTCCGGGATGTAGAAGGGCAGGACGTGCTTCTTTTCATCGATAATATCTTCCGGTTTACACAGGCCGGTGCCGAAGTGTCCGCTCTTCTGGGAAGAATGCCTTCCGCCGTCGGTTACCAGCCGACACTGGCTACGGACCTTGGGGAACTCCAAGAAAGAATTACGTCAACGGATAAAGGATCCATTACCGCCGTACAGTGCGTCTACGTCCCTGCTGACGACTTGACCGACCCGGCGCCGGCAACAACATTTGCCCATCTCGATGGGACGGTCGTTTTGTCCCGGCCCATTGCCGAACTGGGTATCTATCCCGCGGTGGACCCCCTGGATTCGACATCGAGAATTCTCGATCCCATCGTCCTGGGTGAAGAGCATTATAAGGTAGCGCGACAGGTGCAGGTGACTCTGCAGAAATATAAGGACCTGCAGGATATCATCGCGATTCTGGGAATGGATGAATTGTCTGAAGAGGATAAGTTGACCGTTAACAGGGCGAGAAAGATTCAGCGGTTCCTTTCGCAGCCGTTCTTCGTGGCCGCGCAGTTTACGGGCGTCGATGGGAAGTTTGTTTCTGTTCCTGATACGGTGAGAGGATTCAAGGAAATTCTCGAAGGCAAGTACGATGAGTTGCCTGAGCAGGCCTTCTACATGGTCGGTGGAATTGAAGAGGCTGTAGAAAAAGCGAAGAAATATCAGGAGCAATAA
- the atpA gene encoding F0F1 ATP synthase subunit alpha — MDTIKAEEISQIISKQIRDYERKLDVSETGTVLSVGDGIARVYGVENAMAMELLEFPGGIKGMVLNLEADNVGVAVLGEVTHIKEGDIVKRTGKIAQIPVGEALLGRVIDATGEPIDGKGPIGATEFSRIEMIAPGVIKRQPVNEPMYTGLKAIDAMTPIGKGQRELIIGDRQIGKTAIGVDAIIRQKGTGVKCIYVAIGQKKSTVSQIVENLRKNDAMSYTCVVAGCASDPATLQYIAAYAGCSIGEYFRDRGQDALIIYDDLSKQAVAYRQISLLLRRPPGREAYPGDIFYNHSRLLERSARVSADLGGGSLTALPIIETQAGDVSAYIPTNVISITDGQVYLEPSLFFSGIRPAINVGLSVSRVGGAAQVKAMKQVAGTLKLDLAQYRELASFAQFGSDLDKATQAQLDRGVRLVEILKQPQFQPMSLAEEVVILYAGTRGYLDKYEVDKIKDYEPQVLAFMKNKYAAIMKDIDDQKVLSPELEQKLKDALGAFESVFVAG; from the coding sequence GAAACCGGTACCGTGCTGTCCGTCGGTGACGGCATCGCCAGAGTATACGGCGTTGAGAATGCAATGGCCATGGAACTGCTGGAGTTCCCCGGTGGAATCAAGGGTATGGTTCTTAACCTTGAAGCGGATAACGTTGGTGTGGCCGTCCTGGGCGAAGTTACGCACATTAAGGAAGGGGACATTGTCAAGCGGACAGGTAAAATTGCCCAGATTCCCGTTGGAGAAGCCTTGTTGGGAAGGGTTATTGATGCAACAGGGGAACCCATTGATGGAAAAGGGCCCATTGGCGCTACCGAGTTCAGTAGAATTGAGATGATTGCCCCCGGTGTTATTAAACGTCAGCCCGTTAATGAACCAATGTATACCGGCCTTAAGGCGATTGATGCGATGACGCCGATCGGCAAAGGGCAACGGGAACTGATCATTGGTGACCGTCAGATTGGAAAAACGGCGATCGGGGTTGATGCGATTATTCGGCAAAAAGGTACGGGCGTGAAGTGTATCTACGTAGCGATCGGACAGAAAAAATCGACTGTTTCGCAGATCGTAGAAAATCTGAGAAAAAATGACGCCATGTCCTATACCTGCGTTGTTGCTGGATGCGCCAGTGACCCGGCAACCCTGCAGTACATCGCTGCTTATGCCGGATGCAGTATCGGCGAATATTTCCGTGACAGGGGACAGGATGCTCTGATTATCTATGATGATCTTTCCAAGCAGGCCGTGGCTTACCGGCAGATCTCCCTGCTGCTGAGAAGACCGCCGGGACGGGAAGCCTATCCCGGAGACATTTTCTACAATCACTCCCGACTGCTGGAAAGATCGGCGCGTGTCAGTGCTGATCTGGGTGGTGGCTCACTGACCGCGCTGCCCATCATTGAAACGCAGGCCGGCGACGTTTCCGCGTATATTCCCACAAACGTTATTTCCATTACCGATGGCCAGGTCTACCTGGAACCCAGCCTCTTCTTCTCCGGTATCCGGCCAGCGATTAACGTCGGTTTGTCGGTTTCCCGCGTCGGCGGCGCTGCGCAGGTCAAGGCCATGAAGCAGGTGGCCGGAACGTTGAAACTGGATCTGGCTCAGTATCGCGAACTGGCGTCTTTCGCACAGTTCGGAAGCGATTTGGATAAAGCCACACAGGCACAGTTGGATCGTGGTGTGCGCCTGGTTGAAATTTTGAAGCAACCGCAGTTTCAGCCCATGAGCCTGGCGGAAGAAGTGGTCATTCTCTACGCAGGAACACGCGGCTATCTCGATAAGTACGAAGTGGATAAAATCAAGGACTATGAACCTCAGGTGCTTGCGTTCATGAAAAACAAGTACGCGGCTATTATGAAGGATATCGATGATCAGAAGGTATTATCTCCGGAATTGGAGCAGAAATTGAAGGACGCCCTCGGCGCCTTTGAATCCGTATTTGTGGCTGGTTAG
- a CDS encoding NUDIX hydrolase, which produces MPPKDWKLLSSKPDRSCQLFSLRTDRAVSPRTGRPADFFVVEASPWVNVIPLTPQNEVVLIHQYRHGARRVTLEIPGGLVEEADSPEEAARRELREETGYADRLLIPLGAVYPNPAIQDNLCYSFLAKDVYPVGAQQQDEEEDIEVVLKPLEEIPRLIREGQIDHALVIAAFYRFYMEYQTRP; this is translated from the coding sequence ATGCCACCAAAAGACTGGAAACTATTGTCAAGCAAGCCGGATCGTTCCTGCCAGCTCTTTTCCCTGCGAACCGATCGCGCCGTTTCTCCCCGTACCGGCCGGCCGGCGGATTTTTTTGTCGTTGAGGCTTCTCCCTGGGTCAATGTCATTCCTCTTACCCCACAGAATGAAGTCGTCCTGATCCATCAGTACCGTCACGGCGCCCGCAGAGTAACCCTGGAAATTCCCGGCGGGCTCGTTGAAGAGGCCGATTCGCCGGAAGAGGCTGCCCGAAGGGAGTTGCGGGAGGAAACAGGGTACGCCGATCGCCTTCTGATCCCCCTGGGAGCGGTTTATCCGAATCCGGCAATCCAGGACAACCTCTGTTATTCCTTTCTGGCCAAGGATGTTTATCCGGTCGGGGCGCAGCAGCAGGATGAAGAGGAGGATATCGAAGTGGTCCTTAAGCCCCTGGAGGAAATTCCCAGACTGATCCGGGAGGGTCAAATTGATCATGCCCTCGTGATCGCGGCCTTTTACCGATTTTATATGGAGTACCAGACCCGGCCTTGA
- the atpG gene encoding ATP synthase F1 subunit gamma gives MAALKDIKRKVEAVQKTKQITRAMNMVAASKFRSAQTRMESFRPYAMKFMDVLSSLALRVSPDAHPLLAARDPKKIRVLCMSSDRGLCGGFNTNMNKATERFVKEKLNAGLNVELTAVGRKSRDYFKRKYSLVNERADILSKFDMSLAVDIANDVISPFVNEEYDELYLIYNEFMNVSVQRPVVVRLLPLPSVGQEAEADPDKTIDYVYEPSEEVLIEKLLSMYLHVLLYRALLETSAGENGARMAAMDNATRNCDEMISTLTLKYNKVRQSAITAELMDIVGGTEALAKG, from the coding sequence ATGGCCGCATTAAAGGACATTAAAAGGAAAGTAGAAGCGGTACAGAAAACCAAGCAAATTACCCGGGCCATGAACATGGTCGCTGCATCGAAGTTTCGTTCAGCACAGACGAGGATGGAAAGTTTCCGCCCCTATGCCATGAAGTTTATGGATGTGTTGAGCAGCCTTGCTTTAAGAGTAAGTCCGGATGCTCATCCGCTGCTTGCAGCAAGGGACCCCAAGAAAATCAGGGTCCTCTGCATGAGCTCCGACCGGGGACTTTGTGGTGGCTTCAATACAAATATGAACAAGGCAACGGAAAGATTTGTCAAGGAAAAACTCAATGCGGGACTTAACGTCGAGTTGACGGCTGTTGGGAGAAAAAGCAGGGACTATTTCAAAAGGAAATATTCCCTTGTCAACGAGCGTGCTGACATTCTGAGTAAATTCGATATGTCGCTGGCTGTGGACATAGCCAATGATGTCATCTCTCCTTTTGTCAACGAGGAATATGACGAGTTGTACTTGATTTACAATGAATTCATGAATGTATCTGTGCAGCGTCCAGTCGTTGTCAGATTGCTTCCGCTCCCGTCCGTAGGGCAGGAGGCCGAGGCGGACCCTGATAAAACGATTGATTACGTGTATGAGCCTTCAGAAGAAGTATTGATCGAAAAACTGTTATCCATGTATCTGCATGTCCTGCTTTACAGGGCTCTGCTTGAGACATCCGCCGGGGAAAATGGAGCGAGAATGGCTGCTATGGATAATGCGACAAGAAATTGTGATGAAATGATCAGCACTCTGACACTCAAGTACAATAAAGTAAGGCAGTCCGCGATCACGGCGGAATTGATGGATATTGTCGGTGGGACAGAGGCGTTGGCAAAGGGTTAA
- a CDS encoding metallophosphoesterase has translation MFRFLILFFLLYGGLHGYVFWKAKSAFSPGLVVSLLLTAIMAFMVVAPVLIRISERYGLESIARTLSYVGYTWMGVLFLFVSFSLVFEACRLFLYLVGSIWKIGGISLLLSAPLAFFLPLILAFGVFVYGWFDARNIRVETLTLKTDKLSPETGRLRLVQISDVHIGLMNGSDLLSRVLKVVREAKPDLLVSTGDLLDGQINSMEKVLPLLQDIQPRLGKYAVTGNHEFYAGIAEAEAFTRKAGFEMLRGKGVTAAGMINIVGIDDPAGWAAGQYRPAREGALLETLPAQHFTLLLKHQPLVDKNALDRFDLQLSGHTHKGQIFPFSLVTRWYFPFHTGSFRLSGLSRLHVSRGTGTWGPPIRFLSPPEVTVIDLIPAQVSARNFNGKEKGRFPGRSN, from the coding sequence ATGTTTCGCTTCCTGATTCTTTTCTTCCTGCTTTATGGCGGCCTTCATGGGTATGTCTTCTGGAAGGCCAAGTCGGCCTTTTCCCCGGGGCTGGTCGTCTCGCTGCTGTTGACGGCGATCATGGCTTTCATGGTCGTTGCCCCGGTTCTGATCCGGATTTCCGAACGGTACGGACTGGAATCGATTGCCCGGACCCTTTCCTATGTGGGATATACCTGGATGGGGGTGCTGTTTCTCTTTGTTTCCTTCTCCCTGGTCTTCGAGGCCTGCCGCCTCTTTCTTTACCTGGTGGGATCGATCTGGAAAATAGGGGGCATTTCTCTTCTGCTGTCCGCCCCTTTGGCCTTTTTCTTACCTCTGATCCTGGCTTTTGGGGTTTTCGTCTACGGCTGGTTTGATGCCCGGAATATTCGCGTGGAGACCCTGACGCTGAAAACGGACAAACTATCTCCGGAGACGGGCCGTCTGCGGCTCGTTCAGATTTCGGATGTCCATATCGGGCTGATGAATGGCTCCGATTTGCTCTCCAGGGTTTTGAAGGTTGTTCGGGAAGCGAAACCGGATCTCCTGGTTTCCACCGGTGATCTTCTGGACGGACAAATCAACAGCATGGAGAAGGTCCTGCCCCTTCTTCAGGATATCCAGCCGCGTCTGGGCAAGTATGCGGTGACGGGAAACCACGAATTTTATGCGGGCATTGCCGAGGCTGAAGCATTTACCCGTAAGGCGGGGTTTGAAATGCTCCGGGGAAAAGGGGTGACCGCTGCGGGCATGATCAATATTGTCGGGATCGACGACCCCGCCGGATGGGCTGCCGGCCAGTACCGGCCGGCCAGAGAAGGAGCGCTGCTGGAGACCCTGCCGGCTCAGCATTTTACCCTTCTTCTGAAGCATCAGCCGCTTGTGGACAAAAATGCCCTGGACCGTTTTGATCTGCAGCTCTCCGGCCATACCCATAAGGGCCAGATCTTTCCCTTCAGTCTCGTTACCCGGTGGTATTTTCCCTTCCATACGGGTTCCTTCCGGCTTTCCGGCCTTTCCCGCCTTCATGTGAGCCGGGGAACGGGAACCTGGGGACCGCCGATCCGCTTTCTCAGCCCTCCGGAAGTGACGGTGATCGATCTGATCCCGGCGCAGGTCTCTGCAAGGAATTTCAACGGGAAGGAAAAGGGACGATTTCCCGGCAGGAGCAACTGA
- a CDS encoding class I SAM-dependent methyltransferase: protein MLYHEDINPSWDDGRKSSAKRFIQSREEKLILDLAFPRAGERLLDVGCGTGEHLLFFRNQGCSVTGVEASFARIEAAKQRLGHRADIHAGRAEELPFSDNEFDIVTLIASLEFAEDPKKAISEAIRVSRNRVFMGTWNKYAIMNPRGAVKDISNSQSGESPVNLLGGLQLVHWIRNMLPSIPIEWGSVIFFPFDWYTYLAGIEQRMPIRKNPFGAFLGFSFPVRTSYRTIQDVIAVPRGVHSKTRQPLQGVAIGMKGEENHCRSSSS from the coding sequence ATGCTGTATCATGAGGATATAAACCCTTCCTGGGATGACGGGCGGAAATCTTCCGCAAAGCGCTTTATCCAGTCCCGGGAAGAAAAATTAATTCTGGATCTTGCCTTCCCCCGGGCTGGGGAAAGGCTTCTGGATGTTGGCTGCGGCACAGGCGAGCACCTTCTTTTTTTTAGAAATCAAGGATGCAGCGTCACGGGTGTTGAAGCATCCTTTGCCAGAATCGAGGCTGCGAAACAGAGACTCGGGCATCGAGCAGATATCCATGCTGGACGGGCGGAAGAGCTTCCCTTTTCAGACAACGAATTTGACATCGTAACCCTGATTGCCTCGCTGGAATTTGCTGAAGATCCAAAGAAGGCGATCAGTGAGGCGATTCGCGTTTCCCGGAATCGGGTTTTTATGGGAACGTGGAACAAATATGCCATCATGAATCCTCGGGGGGCCGTTAAGGACATTTCCAATTCCCAGTCAGGAGAAAGTCCGGTCAATCTTCTGGGAGGACTTCAGCTTGTCCATTGGATCAGAAACATGTTGCCCAGTATTCCGATCGAATGGGGAAGCGTGATCTTTTTCCCCTTTGATTGGTATACTTATCTTGCAGGTATCGAACAGCGTATGCCCATCAGAAAAAATCCCTTCGGGGCCTTTTTAGGATTTTCTTTTCCCGTCCGGACTTCGTATCGAACAATACAGGATGTGATTGCTGTACCACGGGGAGTTCATTCCAAAACCAGGCAACCTCTCCAGGGCGTCGCCATTGGGATGAAAGGAGAAGAGAATCACTGCAGATCATCATCCTCGTAA
- the greA gene encoding transcription elongation factor GreA has product MEKIPITKSGFENLKRELEHLKCVLIPANIRDIETARGHGDLSENAEYTAAKEKQSFLHGKLQELENNLALSDIIDLSALSNDKVVFGASVVIEEIKSGTQTNYQLVGPFESNINANKISVTSPIGKALIGKSIGDEVKVQTPGGIRNFEIVDIFINQSDL; this is encoded by the coding sequence ATGGAAAAAATACCAATCACGAAATCGGGATTTGAAAATCTAAAACGAGAACTTGAGCACCTGAAATGTGTCTTGATTCCCGCGAATATAAGAGATATTGAAACGGCAAGAGGACATGGAGATTTATCGGAAAACGCTGAATATACGGCGGCCAAGGAAAAGCAGTCTTTTCTGCATGGAAAATTACAGGAACTTGAAAATAACCTTGCCTTATCCGATATCATTGATTTGAGTGCTCTAAGCAATGACAAGGTTGTTTTTGGTGCGTCGGTTGTTATTGAAGAAATCAAGTCGGGAACACAAACGAATTACCAGCTCGTTGGTCCTTTTGAATCAAACATTAACGCAAACAAGATTTCTGTCACCTCACCTATTGGAAAAGCATTGATCGGCAAATCGATAGGAGACGAAGTGAAAGTCCAAACGCCCGGTGGGATAAGGAATTTCGAAATCGTTGATATTTTTATCAATCAGTCCGATCTATAA
- a CDS encoding F0F1 ATP synthase subunit epsilon, translating into MAEELLLEIVTPERMAFSGDVEEVTIPGTEGEFGVLKGHETLLSSVEIGELSFTVGGKKQYVAVNSGYTEVTANKVTVLVETAESAEMINKERAMRAKERAEEKLSKMAKDELEFELLSIALQRAVTRISVADKS; encoded by the coding sequence ATGGCCGAAGAACTGTTATTGGAAATCGTAACCCCGGAGAGGATGGCCTTCAGCGGTGATGTTGAAGAGGTAACCATCCCAGGAACTGAAGGTGAATTCGGGGTGTTGAAAGGGCATGAAACGTTGCTCAGTTCTGTAGAAATAGGTGAATTAAGTTTTACCGTCGGTGGTAAGAAGCAATATGTCGCAGTTAATTCGGGCTATACGGAAGTGACAGCGAATAAGGTAACGGTTCTTGTTGAGACGGCAGAGAGTGCTGAAATGATCAACAAGGAAAGAGCGATGAGAGCCAAAGAGCGTGCTGAAGAGAAACTGTCAAAAATGGCCAAAGATGAGTTGGAATTTGAGCTGCTCAGCATAGCCTTGCAGAGGGCCGTTACGAGAATCAGTGTAGCGGATAAATCCTGA
- a CDS encoding DUF2007 domain-containing protein, giving the protein MLDNSFQSFGGIAEFMTPFFAKTVINSIKYFAFADHAWQIISISPLQPGRTHNGCVVYLLRRNKDSDMTEKNKWQVVCVASGMTNAHLVEGRLKTEGINTHLIYETVGILYATNLDGLGEVKILVPEEELEKARMVLAQSYEDDDLQ; this is encoded by the coding sequence TTGCTTGACAATAGTTTCCAGTCTTTTGGTGGCATTGCTGAATTTATGACTCCTTTTTTTGCGAAAACAGTTATAAACTCTATCAAATATTTTGCATTTGCCGATCATGCATGGCAGATTATTTCAATTTCCCCGCTTCAGCCCGGACGCACCCATAACGGTTGCGTCGTATATCTTTTGAGGCGCAATAAGGATTCGGATATGACGGAGAAGAACAAATGGCAGGTTGTGTGCGTGGCTTCAGGAATGACGAATGCCCACCTCGTTGAGGGACGCCTGAAAACAGAAGGGATTAACACCCACCTGATCTATGAGACAGTAGGCATTCTCTATGCGACCAATCTTGATGGTCTTGGTGAAGTAAAAATCCTGGTCCCTGAAGAAGAACTGGAAAAAGCCCGCATGGTTCTCGCTCAATCTTACGAGGATGATGATCTGCAGTGA
- a CDS encoding TPM domain-containing protein: MNRKPYFIGTLRKIFFLFLAGLIVLMGSCPSPSSAQDSFPSPRGAVNDFAGVISGEDAARMEALSREVLEKTGASVVVATFPSIGDADLNDYANRLYSFWGIGKKGEDRGVLIVLALQERKIRIETGYGVEGVLPDGRVGEILDQKVLPLLKKGEYSLGLVGAVTAVSVVLAGEAGVTLSGRPEAKPPASRQGGQRIGGSGLLILLLLILPLLLGTRRGREMLPLILMMLFSGSGRRGSGGGDFDGFGGFGGGFGGFGGGSSGGGGASRDF; this comes from the coding sequence GTGAATCGGAAACCGTACTTCATTGGGACATTAAGGAAAATCTTTTTTCTCTTTCTGGCGGGCCTTATCGTCTTGATGGGCTCTTGCCCGTCGCCGTCTTCGGCCCAGGACAGCTTTCCTTCGCCCCGGGGAGCGGTCAATGACTTCGCCGGGGTTATTTCCGGTGAAGATGCCGCCAGGATGGAGGCCCTCTCTCGGGAAGTGCTGGAGAAAACGGGGGCATCGGTCGTCGTGGCGACATTCCCCTCAATTGGAGATGCTGATCTGAATGACTATGCCAATCGTCTCTATTCTTTCTGGGGAATCGGAAAAAAGGGGGAAGACCGGGGGGTTCTGATCGTCCTGGCCCTTCAGGAGAGAAAGATTCGCATTGAGACCGGCTACGGCGTGGAGGGCGTCCTTCCTGACGGCCGGGTTGGGGAAATTCTGGATCAGAAGGTCCTTCCCCTCCTGAAGAAAGGGGAATACAGCCTCGGGCTGGTCGGCGCCGTCACCGCTGTCTCCGTCGTCCTGGCTGGAGAAGCCGGGGTGACCCTTTCCGGCAGACCGGAAGCAAAACCGCCTGCTTCCAGGCAGGGTGGACAGCGGATTGGGGGCTCCGGGCTCCTGATCCTTCTCCTGTTGATTTTACCCCTCCTTCTGGGAACCCGGCGGGGGCGTGAAATGCTTCCCCTGATTTTGATGATGTTGTTCAGTGGGAGTGGCCGAAGAGGAAGTGGAGGAGGGGACTTCGACGGATTCGGTGGCTTTGGAGGGGGCTTTGGTGGTTTCGGGGGAGGCAGCAGTGGCGGAGGCGGCGCAAGCCGTGATTTTTAG